A region of uncultured Desulfobacter sp. DNA encodes the following proteins:
- a CDS encoding L-fuculose-phosphate aldolase, translated as MELESERKAVVRFGLKMVESGLTTGTGGNLSIIDRKSGKVAISPSGIEYAALQPRDVVLTDIRGNALEAETKPSSEIGFHLSLYRRRKDIQAVVHTHSPYAVTMACLGWEIPAVHYLVGFAGKKVPLAPYATFGTPELADIVSDHIGDYNALLLANHGLVAVGSSMDAAFAVAEEIEFVARIYYQTKSIGNPVILPDEEMDTVLEKFKTYGQKKMGG; from the coding sequence ATGGAATTGGAGAGTGAAAGAAAAGCGGTTGTGCGTTTTGGGCTTAAAATGGTGGAGTCAGGCCTGACCACAGGCACCGGCGGGAATTTGAGCATTATTGACCGAAAGTCAGGAAAGGTGGCAATCAGTCCAAGCGGAATTGAGTACGCCGCATTGCAGCCCCGGGATGTCGTTCTCACCGATATCCGGGGAAATGCCCTGGAGGCAGAAACCAAACCCTCAAGCGAGATTGGATTTCATCTCTCCCTGTACCGCCGGCGCAAGGACATACAGGCCGTTGTTCACACCCATTCCCCCTATGCCGTCACCATGGCCTGCCTGGGATGGGAAATTCCTGCGGTTCATTATCTTGTGGGGTTTGCAGGTAAAAAAGTGCCCCTGGCCCCCTATGCCACGTTTGGTACGCCGGAACTGGCTGACATCGTGTCTGATCATATCGGAGATTATAACGCCCTGCTGCTTGCCAACCATGGACTTGTGGCTGTTGGCTCCAGCATGGACGCAGCCTTTGCCGTTGCCGAAGAGATTGAATTTGTGGCCCGGATCTATTATCAGACCAAAAGCATCGGAAATCCCGTTATCCTTCCGGACGAAGAGATGGACACCGTGCTTGAAAAGTTCAAAACCTATGGGCAGAAAAAAATGGGGGGATGA
- the pncA gene encoding bifunctional nicotinamidase/pyrazinamidase, giving the protein MQINTKQNHTAVVVVDIQADFTQALQGSLAVGGADRDYLDAAENETRRLKALGYPVYATQDWHPANHISFFSNHDNAKPYDVIDIEGRQQVLWPPHCVQGSANARILMDQSLFTAIVKKGMDPAFDSYSGFFDDGKKDTGLADILKKAGIKKLIIYGLATDYCVKATVMDAKKLGFDVTLIKDLCRGVAPESTAAALEEMQAAGVDIY; this is encoded by the coding sequence ATGCAGATAAATACAAAACAGAACCATACAGCCGTGGTTGTTGTGGATATCCAGGCAGATTTTACCCAAGCCTTACAGGGCAGTCTGGCTGTTGGGGGCGCTGACAGGGACTACCTTGATGCGGCAGAAAATGAAACCCGCCGGCTCAAGGCACTCGGGTACCCGGTCTATGCCACCCAGGACTGGCATCCGGCAAACCACATTTCATTTTTTTCCAACCATGACAATGCCAAGCCCTATGATGTCATTGATATAGAGGGCCGCCAACAGGTATTATGGCCCCCCCATTGTGTCCAGGGAAGTGCCAATGCCCGGATTCTTATGGATCAATCCCTTTTTACGGCCATTGTCAAAAAAGGCATGGACCCGGCCTTTGACTCCTATTCCGGTTTTTTTGATGACGGGAAAAAAGATACCGGCCTGGCCGACATCCTTAAAAAGGCTGGTATAAAGAAGCTCATTATTTACGGACTGGCAACGGATTATTGCGTCAAGGCCACAGTCATGGATGCGAAAAAGCTCGGGTTTGACGTGACACTGATCAAGGACCTGTGCCGGGGTGTTGCCCCGGAAAGCACGGCAGCGGCACTGGAAGAGATGCAGGCCGCCGGCGTCGATATTTACTGA
- the pncB gene encoding nicotinate phosphoribosyltransferase — translation MIETILDNDLYKFTMQQAVWRLYPGARVRYELTNRGRTPFPEGFAGLIKDRVARMAALSLTRDERVWLETACPYFTKAYLDYLASFRYDPDQVEISQQGDTLSVRVEGPWSRTILWEVPLMAIISETYFKVTDPEILSRQAIRERNQTKAQRMTDAGLTFVEFGTRRRFSAANHSHFLEDVLAMDHHHLAGTSNVHFARIYGLAPVGTLAHEWIMFHSALTDYETANAAAMDAWLKVYPDVLGIALTDTFTTKVFLRDFTRDRAGRFSGVRQDSGDPEIFTRDILNHYRGMGIDPATKAIVFSDGLDVDRAIKIHGFCRGQVKDSYGIGTNLTNDVGVDPLNIVIKLSWAAPEPGMKGRSTVKLSDDPGKHTGDPEELTRCRNALGL, via the coding sequence ATGATTGAGACCATACTTGACAATGATCTGTATAAATTCACCATGCAGCAGGCCGTGTGGCGGCTGTATCCCGGGGCCCGGGTCCGGTACGAACTGACGAACCGGGGCCGCACCCCCTTTCCGGAAGGTTTTGCCGGCTTGATTAAAGACCGGGTGGCCCGTATGGCAGCATTAAGCTTAACCCGTGATGAGAGGGTGTGGCTGGAGACGGCCTGTCCCTATTTTACAAAGGCGTACCTGGACTATCTGGCGTCGTTCCGTTATGACCCGGACCAGGTGGAAATTTCCCAGCAGGGAGATACGCTTTCGGTCAGGGTTGAAGGCCCGTGGAGCCGGACCATTTTGTGGGAAGTGCCGCTGATGGCCATAATTTCGGAAACCTATTTTAAGGTCACCGATCCGGAAATTTTGTCCCGGCAGGCCATCCGGGAACGAAACCAGACCAAGGCCCAGAGAATGACCGATGCCGGTCTGACGTTTGTGGAATTCGGCACCCGGCGACGGTTTTCGGCTGCCAACCATAGTCATTTCCTTGAGGACGTTCTGGCCATGGACCATCACCACCTGGCCGGTACCTCCAATGTGCATTTTGCAAGAATTTACGGACTTGCCCCGGTGGGGACCCTGGCCCATGAGTGGATTATGTTTCATTCGGCCCTGACCGATTATGAAACGGCCAATGCCGCTGCCATGGATGCCTGGCTTAAGGTCTACCCTGATGTGCTGGGCATTGCTCTGACCGATACATTTACCACAAAGGTTTTCTTAAGGGATTTTACCCGGGACAGGGCCGGCCGGTTTTCCGGGGTTCGCCAGGATTCCGGTGATCCTGAAATTTTTACCCGGGACATTCTTAACCATTACAGGGGAATGGGCATTGATCCGGCGACCAAGGCCATAGTGTTTTCAGACGGCCTGGACGTGGACAGGGCAATAAAAATTCATGGGTTCTGCCGGGGGCAGGTAAAAGATTCCTATGGTATCGGCACCAATCTGACCAATGATGTGGGGGTTGATCCTTTGAATATTGTGATCAAGTTATCTTGGGCAGCGCCCGAACCCGGCATGAAAGGCCGGTCCACGGTTAAGTTGTCCGATGATCCGGGCAAACACACCGGAGATCCCGAAGAGTTGACGCGTTGCCGAAACGCACTTGGTCTGTGA